The Geobacillus genomosp. 3 genome segment GCTTGGCGCCCGCTTCTGCGGAATAGTATGGCAGCCCGACTTCGCCGATGGCGGCGAGCAGCGGCCGCTCTTGCTTGACGAGCTTTGTCCATTCGTTCCAGTCGCTTTCGCTTGGCAGCGGCTGTTCGGGATGAAAGCCGATAGCCGCATAGATGAAGGAAGGGAACTGCTGCTTCAGTTCGAGCGTCCGGTAGCTCGAGCGCAAATCGGTGGAGACGGCGACGACACCGGTGATGCCAGCCTCTTGCCAGCGCTCGATTTGTTCGCTGATGTTCGGATACTGGTCGAGATGGATATGGGCATCGATCATGGCCGCGTTATCCTCCGTTGTCCATAAGCCACGTTTTTGACCACTTTTCAATTTCACGCATAACCGGTTCAAGAGCCTGCCCTTTCTCTGTTAACGAGTATTCAATGCGAACCGGCGTCTCCGGAAACACTTCCCGCTTGACAATCCCCTCATTTTCCAAATCCTTTAGTCTCTCTGATAAGACCCTGCCGCTGATGCCGATCGCGGATTCAATATGGCAAAAACGCTGCGGTCCGGTCAGCAGCTGGTAAATAATTAATCCCGTCCACCGCTGGCTTAATAATCCCATGGCTTTTTCAAATCGAGGACAAAGCGTTTTATCCAATTCGATCATCTCCTTACCTTTATTATAAACGGTTCCAGCGGCTGAACAACTATGATGTTCATTCACGTGAGCCTGTCAGGGGCGAAGTGGACGAAGTCAAGGAAACTTTTGTTCCTTGTTCATATTGTAACTGATTTTACGGGATAACTTAATTATATTTTATAAATAAATTAACTTGACTTAACTAAATTATAAATATATACTTACTTACATAAAGTAAGTTAATATTCACTTATATCCACAGTGATAAGGAGGTGGCGACATGAATTTCCATCGCAAGCCGGCAACGTTCGTCAGCCAGGTCAGCATCAAGGTGGAGAATATCGAGCGTTCGATCGATTTTTATGAACAAGTCATCGGCTTTAAAGTGTGGAAAAAAACAGACCGGCAGGCGTTGTTTACGGCTGATGGCCAAACGGTTTTGTTGTCGGTTGAACAGCCGGAAAACGTCATTCCGAAGCAGGGCCGGACAACAGGGCTGTACCATTTTGCGATCTTGCTTCCGACGCGGGCCGACTTAGGAAGAGTGTTCGCCCATTTGCTTCGCATTGGCTATCCGCTGCAAGGGGGCGCTGACCATTGGGTGAGTGAGGCCATTTATTTGGCCGATCCGGATGGAAATGGAATTGAGCTATATGCCGACAAGCCGTCTTCCACATGGAGATGGGCGAACGAAGAGGTGGCTATGTCGACGGAGCCATTGGATGTGAAAGGACTGCTGGCCGAAGGGAAAGAGGAAGCTTGGCATGGCCTTCCGCGCGGGACGTTGATCGGGCACATTCATCTGCACGTTTCAGAGTTGCGGCAGGCTGAACAGTTTTATACGAAAGGGTTAGGATTCGACGTTGTCAATCGATACGGAGGCCAGGCGCTGTTTCTTTCGACAGGAAAGTACCATCACCATATTGGCCTAAATACGTGGAATGGCGTCGGCGCGCCGATGCCGCCAGCGAACAGCGTTGGCCTTGAATCTTTTACACTCATGTTGCCGGATGAAGCGGCAAAGGAAAAAGTGGCCGCCGGGTTGAGGGAAGTCGGCGCTTCTGTCAAGGAGGAAAATGGAGTATTGATGACATGGGATCCTTCGGGAAACCGTATCCTTTTGCAAATTTCCACATAGAAACTTATTCATCATAGAAGAAGGCGGTGTAAAACATGGGTTTTTTTGATAAATTGCTGAAAAAAGAAACGAAGGAGGAACCAACCATGGCCAATGAAACGTTAAAGATCGGGATTATTTTAGGAAGCACTCGGCAAGGGCGCGTCAGTCCGCAAGTCGGAAAATGGGTGAAAGAACTTGCCGATCAACGTGGGGATGCCCATTATGAGATTGTGGATATTGCTGATTTTAACTTGCCGTTTTTCGGAACAACAGACGGAACGGAGCCGGGCATCGCTGCTTGGAACGAGAAACTGGCTAGTCTTGACGGGTTCGTATTCATCGTCCAGGAATACAACCATAGCATTACCGGGGCGTTAAAAAATGCGCTTGATTGGGCTCGTGAAGCTTGGAACAATAAGGCGGCAGGAATTGTCAGTTACGGTTCGACCGGCGGGGCCCGTGCCGCTGAACATTTGCGCGGAATTTGCGGCGAGCTCAAAATCGCTGACGTCCGTACACATCCGACATTGTCGCTGTTTACGGATTTTGAGAATGGAACAGTGTTTAAGCCTCAAGCGTTCCATGTTGAACAAGTCAATGCGATGCTGGATGAGCTTTTATTATGGAGCCGGGCGTTAAAAACCGTGCGATAACACGGAGGAGAACGAAGAATGGCGCAAAAATACGAATGGGCGTTGTTGATTTTACGGGTCGTTTTAGGGGTGACATTTCTGATTCACGGCATCGCCAAATTCCAAATGGGTCTTGGCAACGTAGCCGGTTGGTTCGAAAGCATTGGTGTGGCCGGGTTTCTTGGTTACGTTGTCGCCTTTATTGAACTGATCGGAGGAATGGCCTTAATCTTGGGATTGGGAACGAGAATGATTTCGGCGCTGCTTGCATGTGTGATGCTTGGCGCCATTTTCACCGCCAAGTTGTCGGCCGGTTTCTTGGGCAATGGGCAAACAGCAGGGTATGAATTGGATGTCACCTTATTGTCCGTGGCGATTGCTCTTTGTCTTAGCGGCAGCCGGTTATTTGCCTTGGACAATAAATTTTTCGAATCATCAAAGAACTAACAATAAGACAAGATTTCCCCGCTTCTTTACCGGGAATTCATTTGGGAGCACACGTTGCGGAAAAGTGGACATCACTCCGAACGTGTGCTTTTCTATTGAACGGCTGTTCTTGGTTCCATTGTCTTGCTGTTTATCCCCACTCTTTATCAATCTGATACTTGCGGATGCGGTATTGCAAGTTTTGTCGGCTTAAGCCGAGCGCTTTGGCTGTTTTCGTGATGTTGAAGCCGTGATGCTGCAGCGCCTTGCGGATGTAGTAAATTTCGACTTCCTCCATGTATTTGTCAAGCGGCAACATGTCTTCGATATCAAATAAAAAGTCGGTTTTAGCATCATCGGGAGCGAGTCTGGCCCGAAAAGAGGCAGGCAAATGGGCGAGGGTGATCGTCTCCTCTTGTTCCATCGTCGCCATCGTTTCCAAAATGACGGCTTCCAGTTCGCGCACGTTGCCGGGCCAACGGTAAGCAAGAAACGCCTCTTGTACGTCATCACTGAGTCTTTCGACGTTTAAACCGTAGCGCTCGTTGCCTTGGCGGATGAAATGGGTTGCCAGCGACAAAATGTCTTCTTTCCGTTCGCGCAATGGCGGCAGGACGATGCAATGGACGGCGAGCTGATAGTATAGCGGTTTCAATAGTTCCCCGGCTTGAACAGCGTCGATCGGATCGCCGCTTGTTGAGGCGATCAAGCGGACGTCGGTTTGAACCGGTTGTTGACCGCCAACACGAATCAATTGTTTTTCTTGCAAAAAACGTGCGACCTTCTCCTGCAATGGCAAGCTTAAAGCGTCGATATCGTCAAGCAGCACGGTGCCGCCATCCGCCTGTTCAAACAAGCCAAGTTGGATTTCATCTCCTTCTTCACAGCCAAACAGCATCGTTTCGAGCCAATCGTCAGGGAGCGCCAAGCACGTTTGCACGAAAAACGGTTTCGTCCGCCGTCCGCTTTCGTGGTGAATGCTTGACGCGAACAGCTCTTTGCCCGTTCCTTTTTCGCCGATAAGCAGGACGGGCGCATCGGAGCGGGCGGCGTATTTGGCGAGGCGGATCGCTGCTTGTATGGCCGCGCTTTGACCGATCATATCCGCGAACGTGCGCGCCGACTCTTGACGCTGCCGCTGTTCTTCCATCAGTTTGCGGAATTTCGTCATGTCTTTGGCGATTTCCACCGCTCCGATGATTTCCCCGTCTTTTCGCAGCGGATACGTGTGGTTGATCGTCGTCACCGCCTGCCCTTTATTATTAAAATACGTTTGTTGTTGATTGAGGATGCTTTCGCCGGTTTGCAACACTTGAAGCAGTGTGCTCGGCTGTTTCGGGTCAAAACGAAACACATCTAAAATGTTCTTATCAAGCACATCCTCGATGTCCATGCTCTCGATGTCGCGCATTTTTTGGTTGTAAATGATCGTTTTGCCTTGTTTGTCGACGGCATGAATGCCGAGGTCGATCAGCTCGATCACTTGCGCGTAGATGGATAAGAGCGCTTTCACATCGCGGTTCATACATACCCCTCTTTTTTTAGGAACTATTATACCACATTGCCTGCTGTTGCATAGATAAAGAAGGCAAAAAAATTTTGCATACTATGAACAAGAAGGATGGGTATTCCACGCCGACGGGAAGGGAGGACGCTTGAAACGTGCATTCGCAAAATGCGAAAGGCGGAAGCTGGTCGATGGGGTTGTAAAGACGGGGGAAACAGGGGATACTAGAAAAAAGCTGGTGGTGACAAAAGAAAAAAGTTGAAATGCGCCATAAAGATTTGCATAATATAACTATGGAAGCGTTTTATTGAGAAAAATTTTTTTGCCTAATGAAGGGGGACGAACTCGATGGTGCAGCCGTATAAACATGAACCGCTCACTGATTTTACCGTAGAAGCGAACCGTGAAGCGTTTTTAGCGGCGCTCAAAAAAGTCGAAGCTGAGCTGGGCCGCGATTATCCGCTCGTGATCGGCGGAGAACGGGTGATGACGGAAGACAAAATCACGTCGGTCAACCCGGCGAATAAAGCGGAAGTGATCGGCCGGGTGGCGAAGGCGAACAAAGAGCTGGCGGAGCGGGCGATGAAAACCGCTGATGAAGCGTTCCGTACATGGAGCCGAACGAGCCCGGAAGCGCGGGCCGATATTTTGTTCCGCGCAGCGGCGATCGTGCGCCGGCGCAAGCATGAATTTTCCGCTTGGATGGTGAAAGAAGCGGGCAAACCGTGGCGCGAAGCGGATGCGGATACGGCCGAAGCGATCGACTTTATGGAATATTACGCGCGGCAAATGTTGAAGCTGAAAGACGGTATTCCGGTTGAAAGCCGTCCGGGGGAAACGAACCGGTTTTTCTATATTCCGCTTGGGGTCGGGGTCGTCATTTCACCGTGGAACTTCCCGTTTGCCATTATGGCGGGCACGACGGTCGCTTCGCTTGTGACGGGCAATACAGTGCTCTTGAAACCCGCGAGCGCAACGCCGGTTGTGGCGTATAAATTTGTCGAAGTGCTCGAACAGGCTGGGCTTCCGGCCGGCGTGTTGAACTATATCCCGGGAAGCGGGGCGGAAGTCGGCGACTATTTGGTCGACCATCCGCGCACAAGGTTTATTAGCTTCACCGGCTCGCGTGAAGTCGGAGTACGCATTTATGAGCGGGCGGCCAAAGTGCAGCCGGGGCAAATTTGGTTGAAACGCGTCATTGCGGAAATGGGCGGAAAAGACGCCATTGTCGTCGACAAAGAAGCCGATCTCGAACTGGCGGCGCAATCGATTGTCGCCTCGGCGTTTGGCTTCTCGGGGCAAAAATGTTCGGCGTGCTCGCGCGCGATCATCGTCGAGGACGTCTACGACCAAGTGCTAAACCGCGTCGTCGAGCTGACCAAACAGCTCAACGTCGGCGACCCGGCCGAACAGGCGACATTTATGGGCCCGGTCATCGACCAAGGGGCGTACAACAAAATTATCGAGTACATCGAAATCGGCAAGCAGGAAGGTCGCTTGATGACGGGCGGAGAAGGAGACGATTCGAAAGGTTTCTTCATCCAGCCGACGGTGTTTGCCGATGTCGACCCGAACGCGCGCATTATGCAGGAAGAAATTTTCGGGCCGGTCGTGGCGTTTGCGAAAGCGCGCGACTTTGATCATGCGCTGGAGATCGCGAACAACACGGAATACGGCTTGACGGGAGCCGTCATTTCGCGCAACCGGGCGAACCTTGAGAAAGCGCGGCACGAGTTTCATGTCGGCAACTTGTATTTTAACCGCGGCTGCACAGGCGCCATTGTCGGCTACCAGCCGTTTGGCGGCTTCAACATGTCAGGCACCGATTCGAAGGCAGGCGGTCCGGACTACTTGATCCTCCATATGCAAGCAAAAACGGTGTCGGAAATGTTTTAACGCCGGGGCGGCCGCGGCCGCCCTCTTTTATTCATCTGCGCCAAGGAGACCCCCGTTTCTGCGCGTGAGCGTAAGTGGAGGATGAACCGGTGTTCACC includes the following:
- a CDS encoding winged helix-turn-helix transcriptional regulator, with protein sequence MIELDKTLCPRFEKAMGLLSQRWTGLIIYQLLTGPQRFCHIESAIGISGRVLSERLKDLENEGIVKREVFPETPVRIEYSLTEKGQALEPVMREIEKWSKTWLMDNGG
- a CDS encoding VOC family protein — encoded protein: MNFHRKPATFVSQVSIKVENIERSIDFYEQVIGFKVWKKTDRQALFTADGQTVLLSVEQPENVIPKQGRTTGLYHFAILLPTRADLGRVFAHLLRIGYPLQGGADHWVSEAIYLADPDGNGIELYADKPSSTWRWANEEVAMSTEPLDVKGLLAEGKEEAWHGLPRGTLIGHIHLHVSELRQAEQFYTKGLGFDVVNRYGGQALFLSTGKYHHHIGLNTWNGVGAPMPPANSVGLESFTLMLPDEAAKEKVAAGLREVGASVKEENGVLMTWDPSGNRILLQIST
- a CDS encoding NADPH-dependent FMN reductase — protein: MGFFDKLLKKETKEEPTMANETLKIGIILGSTRQGRVSPQVGKWVKELADQRGDAHYEIVDIADFNLPFFGTTDGTEPGIAAWNEKLASLDGFVFIVQEYNHSITGALKNALDWAREAWNNKAAGIVSYGSTGGARAAEHLRGICGELKIADVRTHPTLSLFTDFENGTVFKPQAFHVEQVNAMLDELLLWSRALKTVR
- a CDS encoding DoxX family protein — its product is MAQKYEWALLILRVVLGVTFLIHGIAKFQMGLGNVAGWFESIGVAGFLGYVVAFIELIGGMALILGLGTRMISALLACVMLGAIFTAKLSAGFLGNGQTAGYELDVTLLSVAIALCLSGSRLFALDNKFFESSKN
- a CDS encoding sigma-54 interaction domain-containing protein, with protein sequence MNRDVKALLSIYAQVIELIDLGIHAVDKQGKTIIYNQKMRDIESMDIEDVLDKNILDVFRFDPKQPSTLLQVLQTGESILNQQQTYFNNKGQAVTTINHTYPLRKDGEIIGAVEIAKDMTKFRKLMEEQRQRQESARTFADMIGQSAAIQAAIRLAKYAARSDAPVLLIGEKGTGKELFASSIHHESGRRTKPFFVQTCLALPDDWLETMLFGCEEGDEIQLGLFEQADGGTVLLDDIDALSLPLQEKVARFLQEKQLIRVGGQQPVQTDVRLIASTSGDPIDAVQAGELLKPLYYQLAVHCIVLPPLRERKEDILSLATHFIRQGNERYGLNVERLSDDVQEAFLAYRWPGNVRELEAVILETMATMEQEETITLAHLPASFRARLAPDDAKTDFLFDIEDMLPLDKYMEEVEIYYIRKALQHHGFNITKTAKALGLSRQNLQYRIRKYQIDKEWG
- the pruA gene encoding L-glutamate gamma-semialdehyde dehydrogenase; the encoded protein is MVQPYKHEPLTDFTVEANREAFLAALKKVEAELGRDYPLVIGGERVMTEDKITSVNPANKAEVIGRVAKANKELAERAMKTADEAFRTWSRTSPEARADILFRAAAIVRRRKHEFSAWMVKEAGKPWREADADTAEAIDFMEYYARQMLKLKDGIPVESRPGETNRFFYIPLGVGVVISPWNFPFAIMAGTTVASLVTGNTVLLKPASATPVVAYKFVEVLEQAGLPAGVLNYIPGSGAEVGDYLVDHPRTRFISFTGSREVGVRIYERAAKVQPGQIWLKRVIAEMGGKDAIVVDKEADLELAAQSIVASAFGFSGQKCSACSRAIIVEDVYDQVLNRVVELTKQLNVGDPAEQATFMGPVIDQGAYNKIIEYIEIGKQEGRLMTGGEGDDSKGFFIQPTVFADVDPNARIMQEEIFGPVVAFAKARDFDHALEIANNTEYGLTGAVISRNRANLEKARHEFHVGNLYFNRGCTGAIVGYQPFGGFNMSGTDSKAGGPDYLILHMQAKTVSEMF